One part of the Vicugna pacos chromosome 20, VicPac4, whole genome shotgun sequence genome encodes these proteins:
- the TDRD6 gene encoding tudor domain-containing protein 6: MCSTPGLPTRGASLVLRVTFVDVQPEVIPVQLFGLVGERRDEYVRLSQEIQKAAAAAAAAHGPWALGGASAAPGELCLVQVGPLWHRGRVLSQQAQESRVFLLDEGRTVTVGAGSLAPGRSEFFHLPSEVLGCVLAGLVPAGRGKPQHWPASAVDFFSNLQGKVVHGRVLDVLLLHRLVLLEVPGLYQQMQELGLTRQVPDGLFRSLIKRYLKATTAFLGPGSPVLPRIPPRQKQPGLDYFYPQLQLGVTEPVVVTQVCHPHRIHCQLRSLSQEIHCLSESMAQIYGGSPGTGDENSTCVTWEEREESPDKPGSPCASCGLDGHWYRALLLETFRPQRCAQVLHVDYGRKELVSFSSLRYLLPEYFRMPVVTYPCALYGLWDGGRGWSRSQVGDLKALILGQAVNAKIEFYCSFEHVYYVTLYGEDGINLNCVFGVQSCCLADRFLQSQRMEEEEEAETAFQSQSPAEKVDEEISLPALRSIKLKMNAFYDAQVQFVKNPSEFWIRLRQHNGTFSKLMRRMCSFYSSASKLDGVVLKPEADDLCCVKWKENGYYRAMVTRLDDESVDVFLVDRGSSESVDWCDLRMLLPQFRQLPILALRCALADIWPLRENWSQEAISFFKKTVLHKELVIHVLDKQDSQYVIEILDESRTGEENISKVIAQAGFAKYQEFEAKENISLSGHSPGHISNRSMAEHNKISAAKKKAEQKAKRDGKTTAVPGVLTDTAVVMDASAGLVEQEKEKGVSVYSPLTQNFLEIKPGSCNGELEVGSTVEVKVSYVENPGYFWCQLTKNIQRFKMLMCSIQDYCKNTASPYRGNTPACLAKRTANGKWSRALISGALSSEHVRVIFVDYGDKDTVSVKNIYSVSEEFFKVKAQAFRCSLYNLIQPAGQNPFVWDEEAIQAFSEFVDNAWEDSLELKCTIFALASVHDGELFNVVDLITPFQSACHFLVEKRLARPVKHQKPLEASVQLHSYYYSTHDTKIGSEESVYVTHVEDPWTFYCQLGRNANILEQLSHHITQLSTVLLNLKTLPLVPRTLCLARYTDGNWYRGIIREKEPNKVFFVDFGNIYLVTDDDLLPIPSDAYDVLLLPMQAVKCSLSDIPDHIPEEVTTWFQETVLGKSLKALVIAKDPDGRLIIELYDDSIQINANINEKLGLLGYKGETRRKGSEACLSTTAALEMKKEYVKLSPAQHLSKSAENKSNSMVILGEPYRPKISSACKELRLLHSSTKTNLVAQYQDSVGSEMNQVPPLTIKKKEESFVEPPLKATKLKATLSERKMGDSCNKDMPLKFSEFPQKTIMPGFKTTVYVSHINDLSDFYVQLTEDEAKISRLSESLNDVRTRPQYYAGPPLQTGDVICAIFPEDNLWYRAAIKEPQPNDLLSVQFIDYGNVSVVCTSKIGKLDLVNALIPGLCIHCSLRGPWVPEMLNHKEMMHYFSRRTDEAPIRCEFVQFQDKWEVILADDHGIIAEDMIGRRAFSGKSQIGCSTQIIKGACSKSVDQPDTDTSVFLNWHNPKMKVVKAYATVIDGPEYFWCQFADTETLQYLEVEVQTAGEQETDQRSCILCPHVGDPCIVRYREDGHYYRALVTNICEDYLVSVRLVDFGNIEDCVDPKALWRIPSELLAVPMQAFPCCLSGFNISEGACPQEGNDYFYEIVTEDVLEITILEIRPDVCGIPLAIVDLKSKDKSISEKMKKYSRIGMSNSDLPSGKNDPEIKGALGLPSPDAGLKKPSSKTPYVESQTDELSEIIEKDLNIAETKPGKFCAHETDNIFEAFENPCKDKKDKIGLEMLEGQVEGRLVDKAKLDDEFLVAGLNTLLPPASEAKEMLELNSLEVPLCPNDESKEFLELESTELQHSLVRHEDKEEMGLVPATLPLPQGCEPGATLQLFTAQLSLNDVAEKQPELEFPTARLCLEDKINPLCSRVSQKAPESLCAEDARRSSCLECFDECGLPLPLHGENCDPKMQVEMNIFKEEFTEYKNRDALASLNSLFSEEESGDGRKHSNTLPGHVSAQPENTYTLKGFTVGSQCVVWSSLRNTWSKCEILEIAEEGTKVLNLSDGMEEVVDPENVWNGIPKLDRSPSKKGGLEVTERLNCGSTDVASQELLVQQAASHPDQLSETIQSV; encoded by the exons ATGTGCTCGACGCCCGGGCTGCCGACGCGGGGGGCCTCGCTGGTGCTGCGGGTGACCTTCGTGGACGTGCAGCCCGAGGTGATCCCAGTGCAGCTCTTTGGGCTGGTGGGCGAGCGGCGGGACGAGTACGTGCGGCTGAGCCAGGAGATTCAGAaagccgcggcggcggcggcggctgcgcaCGGCCCGTGGGCGCTGGGCGGCGCCTCGGCTGCGCCCGGCGAGCTGTGTCTGGTGCAGGTGGGGCCGCTGTGGCACCGCGGCCGCGTGCTCAGCCAGCAGGCACAGGAGAGCCGCGTCTTCCTGCTGGACGAAGGCCGCACGGTCACGGTCGGCGCGGGCTCGCTGGCGCCCGGGCGGAGCGAGTTCTTCCACCTGCCGTCGGAGGTGCTGGGCTGCGTGCTGGCCGGCCTGGTGCCCGCAGGCAGGGGCAAGCCCCAGCACTGGCCCGCCAGCGCCGTGGACTTCTTTAGCAACCTGCAGGGCAAGGTAGTGCACGGGCGGGTCCTGGACGTGCTGCTGCTCCACCGCCTGGTCCTCCTGGAGGTGCCCGGGCTGTACCAGCAGATGCAGGAGCTTGGCCTGACCCGCCAGGTGCCTGATGGCCTCTTCCGCTCACTGATCAAGCGCTACCTTAAGGCCACCACGGCGTTCCTGGGCCCTGGGAGCCCGGTCTTGCCGCGAATCCCGCCCAGGCAGAAGCAGCCTGGCCTGGATTACTTCTACCCTCAGCTGCAGCTGGGCGTGACGGAGCCTGTGGTGGTCACCCAGGTGTGCCATCCTCACCGCATCCACTGCCAGCTCCGGAGCCTCTCGCAGGAGATCCACTGCCTCTCCGAGAGTATGGCCCAGATATACGGGGGTTCCCCGGGGACAGGGGATGAGAACTCTACCTGTGTcacctgggaggagagggaggagagcccAGACAAGCCGGGCTCTCCGTGTGCATCCTGCGGGTTGGATGGACATTGGTACCGGGCGCTTTTGCTTGAGACTTTCCGGCCTCAGCGCTGTGCCCAGGTGCTTCACGTAGACTACGGAAGAAAGGAGTTGGTGAGTTTTAGCAGCCTTCGCTACTTGCTGCCTGAATATTTTCGAATGCCTGTGGTGACCTACCCTTGTGCTCTATATGGACTCTGGGACGGTGGGAGAGGCTGGTCTCGGTCACAGGTTGGTGACCTGAAGGCCCTGATCCTGGGCCAGGCAGTGAACGCAAAGATCGAATTTTACTGTTCGTTCGAGCACGTGTATTACGTCACCCTGTATGGAGAAGATGGGATTAATCTTAACTGTGTGTTTGGAGTACAGTCCTGTTGCCTGGCTGACCGATTCCTTCAGAGCcagaggatggaggaggaggaggaagcagaaacaGCTTTTCAGTCTCAATCTCCTGCTGAGAAAGTGGATGAAGAAATTTCGCTCCCTGCCTTAAGATCTATCAAGTTAAAGATGAACGCCTTCTATGACGCCCAGGTACAGTTTGTTAAAAATCCCTCGGAGTTTTGGATTCGGTTGAGGCAACACAACGGTACCTTCAGCAAACTGATGAGGAGAATGTGCAGTTTCTACTCCTCCGCCAGTAAGCTGGATGGGGTTGTTTTGAAACCTGAAGCCGATGACCTCTGCTGTgtcaaatggaaagaaaatggctATTATAGGGCTATGGTCACCAGATTAGATGACGAGAGCGTGGACGTATTCCTCGTTGACCGAGGCAGTTCGGAAAGTGTGGACTGGTGCGACCTGAGGATGCTGCTCCCTCAGTTTAGGCAGCTGCCGATACTGGCTCTGCGGTGCGCCCTGGCGGATATATGGCCCTTGAGGGAAAACTGGAGCCAGGAGGcaatttcctttttcaaaaagacTGTGCTCCACAAAGAACTGGTCATCCATGTCCTCGACAAGCAGGATAGTCAATATGTTATTGAGATTCTTGATGAATCAAGAACAGGAGAAGAAAACATCAGTAAGGTGATCGCTCAGGCTGGATTTGCCAAGTATCAGGAATTTGAAGCAAAGGAGAACATTTCCCTGAGTGGCCACTCACCGGGGCACATCTCAAACCGTTCTATGGCGGAGCATAACAAAATATCTGCTGCCAAGAAGAAGGCAGAACAAAAAGCCAAGCGAGATGGTAAAACCACAGCTGTTCCAGGAGTTTTGACTGACACTGCAGTTGTGATGGATGCTTCAGCTGGCCTAGTTgagcaggaaaaagagaaaggcgTATCTGTTTATTCCCCTCTTACACAGAATTTCTTGGAGATTAAGCCAGGCTCTTGTAATGGAGAGCTAGAAGTTGGGAGTACAGTAGAAGTCAAAGTGTCTTATGTTGAAAACCCTGGCTATTTCTGGTGCCAGCTGACCAAGAACATACAAAGATTTAAAATGCTAATGTGTAGTATTCAGGACTATTGCAAGAATACAGCTTCTCCTTACCGGGGAAACACTCCTGCTTGTTTGGCCAAACGAACAGCAAATGGAAAATGGTCCAGAGCTCTGATTAGTGGGGCACTATCTTCAGAGCATGTCAGAGTAATATTTGTAGATTATGGAGACAAAGATACGGTGTCTGTGAAGAATATTTATTCAGTTAGTGAAGAGTTTTTCAAGGTTAAGGCTCAGGCTTTCAGGTGTAGTCTCTATAATTTAATTCAACCAGCTGGTCAGAATCCTTTTGTTTGGGATGAAGAGGCAATCCAAGCTTTTAGTGAATTTGTAGATAATGCATGGGAAGACAGTCTAGAATTAAAATGCACAATATTTGCCTTGGCTTCAGTACATGATGGAGAACTGTTTAACGTGGTGGATTTGATAACACCCTTCCAGAGCGCATGCCATTTTTTGGTAGAAAAGAGACTTGCGAGACCAGTAAAACATCAGAAGCCTCTGGAGGCCTCTGTTCAGCTACATTCTTACTACTATTCTACACATGATACGAAAATTGGAAGTGAAGAATCAGTGTACGTAACACATGTGGAGGACCCCTGGACGTTTTACTGCCAGCTGGGAAGAAATGCAAACATTTTAGAACAGTTGTCACATCATATTACCCAATTAAGTACAGTGTTGCTGAACTTAAAAACACTTCCCTTGGTCCCCAGAACATTGTGCCTTGCCAGGTACACTGATGGAAACTGGTATAGAGGGATAATcagagaaaaagaaccaaataaagtCTTCTTTGTTGACTTTGGGAACATTTATTTGGTAACAGACGACGATCTGCTTCCGATACCTAGTGATGCATATGATGTCTTGCTTTTGCCCATGCAAGCTGTTAAATGTTCGTTATCCGATATTCCTGATCACATACCGGAAGAAGTTACAACGTGGTTTCAGGAGACTGTTTTGGGTAAGTCACTGAAGGCTTTGGTCATCGCAAAAGATCCAGATGGAAGACTGATTATAGAACTATATGATGACAGTATTCAAATTAATGCTAATATTAATGAGAAGTTAGGGCTACTTGGTTACAAAGGTGAGACACGCAGAAAAGGAAGTGAAGCATGCCTCTCTACAACTGCAGCTcttgaaatgaaaaaggaatatgtGAAGTTGTCACCTGCACAGCACTTAAGTAAATCAGCAGAGAACAAATCCAATAGCATGGTGATCCTGGGAGAACCATACAGACCTAAGATCAGCTCAGCATGTAAGGAACTCAGACTTTTACACAGTTCAACAAAGACAAACCTAGTCGCTCAATATCAGGACTCTGTGGGAAGTGAAATGAATCAAGTGCCTCCactaacaataaaaaagaaagaagagagtttTGTTGAGCCACCTCTGAAAGCCACAAAACTAAAAGCCACTCTTTCAGAGAGGAAAATGGGAGATTCATGTAACAAAGATatgcctttaaaattttctgaGTTCCCCCAGAAGACTATAATGCCTGGCTTTAAAACAACTGTATATGTCTCTCATATAAATGATCTTTCAGACTTTTATGTTCAGCTAACAGAAGATGAGGCGAAAATCAGTCGTCTTTCAGAAAGCTTAAACGATGTTAGAACAAGACCTCAATACTATGCAGGTCCACCTTTGCAAACAGGAGATGTAATATGTGCCATTTTCCCAGAAGACAATTTATGGTATCGTGCAGCCATCAAGGAACCACAACCCAATGACCTTCTATCTGTGCAGTTTATAGATTATGGCAATGTTTCTGTGGTTTGCACCAGCAAGATAGGTAAACTTGATCTTGTTAATGCACTCATACCAGGATTGTGCATTCACTGCTCCTTAAGGGGACCTTGGGTACCTGAGATGTTAAACCATAAGGAAATGATGCATTACTTTTCCCGAAGGACAGATGAGGCTCCAATAAGATGTGAATTTGTTCAGTTTCAAGACAAATGGGAAGTTATTCTTGCTGATGACCACGGGATCATTGCAGAAGATATGATTGGCAGACGTGCCTTCAGTGGAAAATCTCAAATAGGATGCTCTACCCAAATAATTAAAGGTGCCTGTTCCAAGTCTGTCGACCAGCCAGACACAGACACTTCTGTATTTCTTAACTGGCATAATCCAAAGATGAAGGTGGTGAAAGCTTATGCCACAGTGATTGATGGACCTGAATATTTTTGGTGTCAGTTTGCAGATACCGAGACACTTCAGTATTTAGAAGTAGAAGTGCAAACTGCTGGAGAACAGGAGACAGATCAGAGAAGCTGTATCCTGTGCCCTCATGTTGGAGACCCTTGCATAGTAAGATACAGAGAAGATGGGCATTATTATAGGGCACTTGTCACCAATATTTGTGAAGATTATCTTGTGTCCGTCAGGCTTGTAGACTTTGGAAACATCGAAGACTGTGTGGACCCCAAAGCACTCTGGAGAATTCCTTCTGAACTTTTGGCGGTTCCCATGCAAGCCTTCCCATGCTGCCTCTCGGGATTTAATATTTCAGAAGGCGCGTGCCCCCAAGAGGGAAATGACTATTTTTATGAAATAGTAACAGAAGACGTGCTGGAGATCACAATATTAGAAATCAGACCGGATGTTTGTGGTATCCCTTTGGCCATTGTTGATTTGAAAAGCAAGGACAAAAGCATTagtgagaaaatgaagaaatattctaGGATTGGTATGAGTAACAGTGATCTGCCCAGTGGGAAAAATGACCCGGAGATAAAGGGGGCTCTTGGGTTGCCCAGTCCTGATGCTGGACTTAAGAAGCCAAGTAGTAAAACACCCTATGTTGAATCCCAGACAGATGAGCTCTCTGAAATAATTGAAAAAGATTTAAACATCGCTGAAACCAAACCAGGTAAATTCTGTGCCCATGAAACTGATAATATTTTTGAAGCTTTTGAAAACCCATGCaaagataaaaaagataaaattggcCTTGAGATGCTAGAAGGTCAAGTGGAGGGCCGTCTGGTCGACAAAGCCAAGCTTGATGATGAATTCCTTGTTGCAGGACTGAACACACTGTTGCCACCTGCCAGTGAAGCCAAGGAGATGTTGGAACTGAATTCACTGGAGGTGCCACTTTGTCCCAATGATGAATCCAAAGAATTCCTGGAGCTAGAATCCACTGAGTTACAGCATTCTCTAGTCAGGCATGAGGACAAAGAAGAGATGGGCCTGGTGCCTGCCACTCTGCCTCTTCCCCAAGGCTGTGAGCCGGGGGCCACCCTGCAACTGTTTACAGCACAGCTTTCCCTCAACGATGTGGCTGAGAAACAGCCAGAGCTAGAGTTCCCTACAGCCCGGCTATGTCTGGAGGACAAAATAAACCCTCTGTGTTCAAGAGTTAGCCAGAAAGCCCCAGAGTCCCTGTGTGCTGAGGACGCAAGGAGGTCAAGTTGTCTGGAATGTTTTGATGAGTGTGGGTTGCCATTGCCTCTGCACGGAGAGAACTGTGACCCCAAAATGCAAGTTGAAATGAATATCTTTAAAGAAGAATTCACAGAGTATAAAAACAGAGATGCCCTGGCATCACTGAACTCTCTGTTTTCTGAGGAAGAATCCGGAGATGGAAGGAAACACAGTAACACTTTACCAGGTCATGTCTCAG CTCAGCCAGAGAACACCTACACTCTGAAAGGATTTACCGTTGGATCCCAATGTGTTGTGTGGTCAAGTCTAAGAAACACGTGGTCTAAATGTGAGATTTTGGAAATAGCTGAAGAAGGCACAAAG gTTTTGAACCTTTCGGATGGTATGGAGGAGGTAGTGGACCCTGAGAATGTCTGGAACGGCATACCCAAATTGGACAGGAGTCCATCTAAG AAAGGGGGTCTGGAGGTGACGGAGAGACTTAACTGTGGATCCACGGATGTGGCCAGTCAGGAGCTGCTTGTACAGCAAGCGGCATCTCACCCAGACCAACTGAGCGAGACGATTCAGAGCGTGTAG